The genomic region GCAATGTAAAACGCTTCCGCGAAGTACAAGGAATAAAACAGGAAGCGCTCGCCTATGAAATTGGTGAAGACTGGAACCAACAAAAAATTTCATTGCTGGAGCAAAAAGAAATTATCGATAAAGACCTATTAGAAAAACTCGCCACGGCTTTAAAAGTGCCCGTCGAAGCGATCGAAAATTTTGACGAAGATATGACCATGAATATTATTTCGAATACTTTTAATAGTAGCGATACTTCTACAATTAATACATCAGGAACTGGAGGTACTGCAAGAGATTATAGTCATTGCCATTTTAACCCGATAGACAAGCTCATCGAATCGTATGAAGAAAATAAAAAGTTATACGAGCGGCTGCTCGAAACCGAAAAAGAAAAAGTGGCTTTGCTTGAAAAGTTGCTCGAAAATAAATAACTTTATACGACATAATTTTTAGCTAAAACAAATAGGATGAATACTGTAACTGAAAAAATCACTACGAATACAAGAGTTATAAAAAGTCTTTTAGTTAAGTATTCCGACACCTTCAAAGCTTTTAAAGAACTGATCAACAATTCGATACAGGCAAACGCAAAAAATATTAAGATTACTATTGCCTATGATGATTCCGCGACGGTTAGATCCGGCATCTCAAAAATTACGATTGAAGATGATGGTCACGGTGTTCCTTATTCGGAATTTAAAAAACGAATTCTACAAATCGCTACCGATGTAAAAGAAAAAGGCCAGGGAATCGGACGATTTGGTTCTTTTCAGATCGGTGAATTGATGAAAATTGAAACGGTAGCTTTCGATCCGGCAAACAAACAGTTTAGTAAAACCTCTTTTGGAATCGATACAATCGATCTGAAAGATATTGAATTGGAAAAAACAGATGTTAAAGTCGATTATCAATATTTTGATACAAAAAAAGCTTCCTCCTATTATAAAGTTGAAATAGAAAATTTACATCATAATAGTCCCAATAACACTCCTAAAAAAGATTTACTGGTAGAAGCTTTTAAGGAAGAAAAATTTCCGCAAGCTATTTTTGAGCATTATCCTTATGAAGTTTTTAATGAAGTCGTATATTTTTATGTCAACGGTAAGAAACTAAATAAAAAAGATTTCGTTATCGGAAAACCACATCGGCAAAAAGTTGATTATACGAATAGAAAAGGTGAAAAATACGGCTTAAACTTTTATTTTTATAATGTTAATACCTCACTAAATAAGGTTAAGATTTTCCTTCAAACGGAAAATGCCGGAATAAAATCGGTTGCACATGAATTTACTTTTTCATCTGATTGGTACACTACAGATTTAGGAACCTGGTTTATTTATATCGATTCGAATTTATTTGATAACGACTTATTCCGGAATTTGGATTTAGACTTGTTGGGCGAAGAAGAAATCAAAAATCTAAAAAATCAGATAAAAGAT from Flavobacterium sp. WV_118_3 harbors:
- a CDS encoding helix-turn-helix transcriptional regulator translates to MNTTTPAKVHQGRNVKRFREVQGIKQEALAYEIGEDWNQQKISLLEQKEIIDKDLLEKLATALKVPVEAIENFDEDMTMNIISNTFNSSDTSTINTSGTGGTARDYSHCHFNPIDKLIESYEENKKLYERLLETEKEKVALLEKLLENK